In one Lolium rigidum isolate FL_2022 chromosome 3, APGP_CSIRO_Lrig_0.1, whole genome shotgun sequence genomic region, the following are encoded:
- the LOC124695153 gene encoding trans-cinnamate:CoA ligase, peroxisomal-like translates to MDQLQKRPANYVPLSPITFLPRANAVYGDRTSVVYNRVKFTWRQMHERCRRLASSLVRTLGLRRNDVVSVLAPNVPAMYEMHFAVPMAGAVLNTVNTRLDAKAVAAILRHAEAKLFFVDWEYVRLASDALQIIADSGAPVPLVAVIDDLDRPTGVRLGELEYEALVAHGDPTVELPQLQDEWDAVTLNYTSGTTSAPKGVVYSHRGAYLSTTSLLMAWEMGAEPVYLWTLPMFHCNGWTFTWGVAARGGVNVCIRENRPSEVYRAIARHNVTHMCCAPVVFNILLEGGGDTARLGAPVHVLTGGAPPPAALLERVERIGFHITHAYGLTEATGPALACEWRAQWDKLPLSDRARLKARQGVSVLSLADADVVTDDDKMARVPHDGKSLGEIVLRGSSVMKGYLNNPEANEAAFRGGWFMTGDVGVVHPDGYIEIKDRSKDVIISGGENICSKEVEEVLFRHPDVADAAVVAMPHPHWGETPCAFVVARNKAAGVCEDDVMAFCRKHMAHFMVPKKVVVYDVLPRNALGKVEKVKLRDEARKLAPPAQKTKATKATKTTVGGGRRGEQPVAHVMAMSRL, encoded by the coding sequence ATGGACCAGCTCCAGAAGCGCCCGGCCAACTACGTGCCGCTcagccccatcaccttcctgcccCGCGCCAATGCCGTCTACGGCGACCGCACATCCGTCGTCTACAACCGCGTGAAGTTCACCTGGCGCCAGATGCACGAACGCTGCCGCCGCCTCGCCTCCTCCCTCGTCCGCACCCTCGGCCTCCGGAGGAACGACGTCGTCTCCGTCCTCGCCCCCAACGTCCCCGCCATGTACGAGATGCACTTCGCCGTCCCCATGGCCGGCGCCGTCCTCAACACCGTCAACACCCGCCTCGACGCCAAGGCCGTCGCCGCCATCCTCCGCCACGCCGAGGCCAAGCTCTTCTTCGTAGACTGGGAGTACGTGCGCCTCGCCAGCGACGCGCTCCAGATCATCGCCGACTCCGGCGCGCCCGTCCCGCTCGTCGCCGTCATCGATGACCTCGACCGCCCCACCGGGGTCCGCCTCGGGGAGCTCGAGTACGAGGCTCTCGTCGCGCACGGCGACCCCACGGTGGAGCTTCCACAACTCCAAGACGAGTGGGACGCCGTCACGCTCAACTACACCTCCGGCACCACGTCGGCCCCCAAGGGCGTCGTGTACAGCCACCGGGGCGCCTACCTCAGCACCACCAGCCTGCTCATGGCCTGGGAGATGGGCGCCGAGCCCGTCTACCTCTGGACGCTTCCCATGTTCCACTGCAACGGCTGGACATTCACCTGGGGCGTCGCCGCGCGAGGCGGCGTCAACGTCTGCATCCGCGAGAACCGCCCCTCCGAGGTCTACCGCGCCATCGCCCGCCACAACGTCACCCACATGTGCTGCGCGCCCGTCGTCTTCAACATCCTGCTAGAGGGCGGCGGCGACACCGCGCGGCTCGGCGCGCCGGTGCACGTCCTCACCGGCGgagccccgccgccggccgcgctgcTGGAGCGCGTCGAGCGCATCGGGTTCCACATCACCCACGCCTACGGCCTCACGGAGGCAACCGGGCCCGCGCTCGCCTGCGAGTGGCGCGCGCAGTGGGACAAGCTCCCGCTCTCGGACCGCGCGCGCCTCAAGGCCCGCCAGGGCGTCAGCGTTCTCTCCCTCGCCGACGCCGACGTCGTCACCGACGACGACAAGATGGCCAGGGTGCCGCACGACGGGAAGTCCCTCGGCGAGATCGTGCTCCGCGGCAGCAGCGTCATGAAGGGCTACCTCAACAACCCGGAGGCCAACGAGGCGGCGTTCCGGGGCGGCTGGTTCATGACGGGCGACGTGGGCGTGGTGCACCCGGACGGGTACATCGAGATCAAGGACAGGTCCAAGGACGTCATCATCTCCGGCGGCGAGAACATCTGCAgcaaggaggtggaggaggtcctcTTCCGCCACCCGGACGTCGCCGACGCGGCGGTCGTCGCCATGCCGCACCCGCACTGGGGCGAGACGCCCTGCGCCTTCGTCGTCGCCAGGAACAAGGCGGCCGGGGTTTGCGAGGACGACGTCATGGCCTTCTGCCGCAAACACATGGCGCACTTCATGGTGCCCAAGAAGGTGGTGGTCTACGACGTGCTCCCGAGGAACGCGCTCGGCAAGGTCGAGAAGGTCAAGTTGCGGGACGAGGCACGGAAGCTGGCGCCGCCGGCGCAGAAGACGAAGGCGACCAAGGCCACCAAGACGACGGTCGGCGGTGGCCGCCGGGGCGAGCAGCCGGTAGCGCATGTCATGGCCATGTCAAGGCTATAG